ACCCCAACTATGTTGAGCTGGCGCGCATGGAATACGAGGGTGGGGATCTAAAGCAGGGAGCCTGGGTCGTGTTTCTGGGGAGCGGCCCGTTGCCCCTGAGCCTTATATGCCTCTGCAAACAGTACGGTGTCAAAGGCATTGGTATTGAGCAGACGCCGGAATATGTCGAGTTTTCCAGAGATGTTATTCAAAGCCTTGGACTCTCCCGGCATGTTGCTATTGTTCAGGGGAATCATTTTTCCTTGCCGCTGCAGGAAGAGTGCAGGCTCATCATGGTTGGAGCCGATGCACTGCCGAAGGATGAGATTTTTACGCATCTTGCAAAGGCGCTCCCGGACGGAGCGATGCTCTCTTACCGAATCTACGAAAAGGGTCTAAGACGTCTTCTGGATGATCAATCCGTTTTTGACCTTCCCCCCGAATTCAGGGAGCACGCCCGCATCCGTCCGGAACCGCCCGTTAACAATACTTCTGTTTTCATAATCAAGAATACTTCTCATTATGAGAATAGAACGATTTGAAGAGATTGAAGGATAGCAGTTGGCCCGCGAGCCAGCTCGCCAGGTCAACGAAAAAAGGTAACCCTGAGCCGACTTCGCCATAGTAGCCGTAAGCTACGACGGCTGAAACAGTGAACTCTGAACCTGTGAACGCTTACGGATTATTAAACATAACAAAGTCCGTTCCAACTCCTTTTCTCCTTGTAGAAGAAGAGACCGTAAGAAGAAATATCAGCCGCATACATGATTATGCAAACAGGCACGGGTTTGCAGTACGGCCCCATGTCAAAACCCATAAATCCCTTTGCATCGCCCGTATACAGATCGATTCCGGGGCAGTCGGCATTGCGGTTGCAAAGATCGGGGAAGCCGAGGTCATGGCAAAACTCGGCAATGTTGATATTAGCGTCGCCTATCCTGCTCTCGGAATTGCCCGCGCGCAGCGCCTTGCAATGCTCTCTCTGAAACAAAACGTTAGAGTTGCGGCTGATTCCCAGTATGGCATGGAGGAGCTTGCAGATGCAGCCGTTAAACATGATACCACTGTCGGAATTCTGGTCATGTTTGACGCCGGGCTTCACCGTTGCGGAATTGCTGATCCCGGACAGATCGTAAAATTCGCTAAATACGCAGAAACACACGCCGGGCTTCGCTATGACGGCGTTCAGATGTATCTGGGGCAACTGTACGGAGATGCCGCAAGAGATCCGCAGAGTTTTACCCGAATAAATCGCTTGTGGGACCCGGTATATGAAGCCCTCTGTGCCGCCGGACTTCGGCCTGAAACAGTCTCTTCAGGCTCCACGCCATCTCTTCAAAACACGCACCTTGTCCATCATGTAAACGAGATCCGGGTCGGAACCGCCGTGCTGAACGATTATTTTGTTTTGAAGTTCGGCCATTGCGTCCTCGGAGACTGTGCCGCCCGTGTGGTTGCAACC
This DNA window, taken from Deltaproteobacteria bacterium, encodes the following:
- a CDS encoding alanine racemase gives rise to the protein MNAYGLLNITKSVPTPFLLVEEETVRRNISRIHDYANRHGFAVRPHVKTHKSLCIARIQIDSGAVGIAVAKIGEAEVMAKLGNVDISVAYPALGIARAQRLAMLSLKQNVRVAADSQYGMEELADAAVKHDTTVGILVMFDAGLHRCGIADPGQIVKFAKYAETHAGLRYDGVQMYLGQLYGDAARDPQSFTRINRLWDPVYEALCAAGLRPETVSSGSTPSLQNTHLVHHVNEIRVGTAVLNDYFVLKFGHCVLGDCAARVVATVVSDVVPGQVIIDAGSKALSAKQLLRHENPEMGYVSEYPEARVFRLHEEHGWVDVSRCENPPRVGERMSIVPVNVALCMNLYDAFYLLTCDGKVQKEKVDARGCCV
- a CDS encoding methyltransferase, translated to MKEESLDSIKHEFMDIYAAIRDLSDGEILNGPDDVFRPHFQRLQRLAATDVDDHAAEGILSDREFQSAARQICHLKAVNGLRMEIESARLIIAGPDPWALVKRFVFYPNYVELARMEYEGGDLKQGAWVVFLGSGPLPLSLICLCKQYGVKGIGIEQTPEYVEFSRDVIQSLGLSRHVAIVQGNHFSLPLQEECRLIMVGADALPKDEIFTHLAKALPDGAMLSYRIYEKGLRRLLDDQSVFDLPPEFREHARIRPEPPVNNTSVFIIKNTSHYENRTI